The following proteins come from a genomic window of Paucimonas lemoignei:
- the ksgA gene encoding dimethyladenosine transferase — translation MTEQFQHKARKRFGQNFLHDAGVIDKILRAIHARPEERLLEIGPGQGALTQGLLGSGAQLDVVELDKDLIPILIHQFGNKPNFNLHQGDALKFDFTSLNAPAGSLRVVGNLPYNISTPLIFHLLQNANLIRDMHFMLQKEVVQRMAAAPGGGDYGRLSIMVQYHCRVEYLFNVGPGAFNPPPKVDSAIVRLVPHETLPHPAKDHRLLERVVREAFNQRRKTLRNTLKLLLTNDDIEAAGVDGSLRPEQLDLAAFVRLADKLSEKPAQA, via the coding sequence ATGACCGAGCAATTCCAACACAAGGCGCGCAAGCGTTTTGGACAAAACTTCCTGCATGACGCAGGCGTGATCGACAAAATCCTGCGGGCCATTCACGCCCGCCCGGAAGAACGCCTGCTGGAAATCGGCCCGGGGCAAGGCGCTCTGACACAAGGTTTGCTGGGCAGCGGCGCGCAACTGGACGTCGTTGAGCTGGATAAAGATCTGATCCCGATCCTGATTCACCAGTTCGGCAACAAGCCCAATTTCAATCTGCATCAAGGCGATGCGCTGAAGTTCGACTTCACCAGCCTCAATGCACCGGCAGGCAGCCTGCGGGTTGTGGGTAACCTGCCGTACAACATCTCCACGCCGCTGATCTTTCACCTGCTGCAAAACGCCAACCTGATCCGCGACATGCACTTCATGCTGCAAAAAGAAGTGGTTCAGCGCATGGCCGCGGCTCCAGGCGGCGGCGATTACGGCCGTTTGTCGATCATGGTTCAGTACCACTGCAGGGTCGAATACCTGTTCAACGTCGGCCCCGGCGCGTTCAATCCTCCGCCGAAAGTCGACTCCGCGATTGTCCGCCTGGTGCCGCACGAAACACTGCCGCACCCCGCCAAGGATCATCGCCTGCTTGAGCGTGTGGTACGCGAGGCCTTCAACCAGCGCCGTAAAACGCTGCGCAATACATTGAAGCTGTTGCTCACCAACGACGATATTGAAGCTGCCGGTGTTGATGGCAGCCTGCGCCCCGAACAGCTGGACCTTGCAGCGTTTGTCCGCCTGGCCGACAAACTGAGCGAAAAACCCGCTCAGGCTTGA
- the apaG gene encoding ApaG protein encodes MSDSRYQVDVSVVTRFLVEQSQPEHNRFAFAYTVTVHNSGELPAKLLSRHWVITDGDGHVEEVRGEGVVGQQPLIDAGQSHTYSSGTVMTTKVGNMQGTYQMLAEDGKRFDAVIAPFRLAVPGSLH; translated from the coding sequence ATGTCCGATTCCCGATATCAGGTCGACGTCAGCGTCGTCACACGCTTCCTCGTCGAGCAGTCCCAACCCGAGCACAATCGCTTTGCGTTTGCCTACACCGTGACTGTGCATAACAGTGGCGAGCTGCCTGCCAAACTTCTTTCGCGGCATTGGGTGATCACCGACGGTGACGGCCACGTAGAAGAGGTGCGAGGCGAAGGCGTAGTTGGCCAACAGCCCCTGATCGACGCAGGTCAGAGCCACACCTACAGCAGCGGCACGGTGATGACCACCAAGGTCGGCAACATGCAGGGCACCTATCAGATGCTCGCCGAAGACGGTAAGCGCTTCGATGCTGTCATTGCACCGTTTCGCCTGGCGGTGCCGGGGTCGCTTCACTGA
- the apaH gene encoding bis(5'-nucleosyl)-tetraphosphatase, symmetrical has protein sequence MAVYAVGDLQGCLEPLQCLLEHVKFDPARDRLWLVGDLVNRGPQSLETLRFLYSIRQSVVCVLGNHDLHLLAASRNIERLKKGDTLREILEAPDRNDLLQWVRQQKLLHYDAERNVAMVHAGIPPQWSLKKALKCAAEVEAALHDDALYQPFLDGMYGNEPSKWDSDLRGVTRLRVITNYFTRMRFCTSEGKLDLKGKEGADTALPGYAPWFQHKDRKTSDVKIIFGHWAALEGRCDEPNVYALDTGCVWGSALTMFNVDTLERHLCDCDDHGNAQSGATRTILHNPAGAIRR, from the coding sequence ATGGCGGTGTATGCCGTTGGCGACCTGCAAGGCTGCCTCGAACCGCTGCAATGCCTGCTGGAACATGTGAAGTTCGACCCGGCCAGGGATCGCCTCTGGCTGGTGGGGGACCTGGTCAACCGTGGCCCCCAGTCGCTGGAAACCCTCCGGTTTCTGTACAGCATCCGCCAATCGGTGGTATGCGTATTGGGCAATCACGACCTGCATTTGCTCGCCGCCTCGCGCAACATAGAGCGCCTGAAAAAGGGCGACACCCTGCGCGAGATCCTCGAAGCACCCGACCGCAACGATCTGCTGCAATGGGTGCGTCAGCAAAAGCTGCTGCACTACGACGCCGAGCGTAACGTGGCCATGGTCCATGCCGGGATACCGCCGCAGTGGTCGCTGAAGAAGGCACTCAAGTGCGCCGCCGAAGTGGAAGCCGCACTGCACGACGACGCCCTGTACCAGCCTTTCCTCGATGGCATGTACGGCAACGAGCCCAGCAAATGGGACAGTGACCTGCGTGGCGTGACCCGTTTGCGCGTCATCACCAATTACTTCACTCGGATGCGCTTCTGCACCAGCGAAGGCAAGCTTGACCTCAAAGGCAAGGAAGGCGCCGACACCGCCCTGCCCGGCTACGCGCCCTGGTTCCAGCACAAGGACCGCAAGACAAGTGACGTGAAGATCATCTTCGGCCACTGGGCTGCGCTGGAAGGCCGCTGTGATGAGCCCAATGTCTACGCGCTGGACACTGGCTGCGTGTGGGGCTCTGCGCTGACCATGTTCAATGTCGATACCCTTGAGCGCCACCTGTGCGATTGCGATGACCACGGCAATGCGCAATCGGGGGCGACACGGACGATTTTGCATAACCCGGCGGGTGCAATCCGGCGCTAA
- the glpE gene encoding thiosulfate sulfurtransferase yields the protein MTEVKRIPPEQAQTLREQGAVLVDVRDPQTFASSHIPDAQHLDNHSIADFIRNADLDKPVVVVCYHGNSSQSAAAYLVSQGFSDVYSMDGGFELWRSTFPSDTVQG from the coding sequence ATGACCGAAGTTAAACGTATCCCGCCAGAACAGGCTCAGACCCTGCGCGAGCAAGGCGCAGTGCTGGTGGACGTTCGCGATCCACAGACCTTTGCCAGCAGCCACATCCCTGACGCCCAGCACCTGGACAACCACTCCATTGCCGACTTCATCCGCAACGCGGATCTGGACAAGCCGGTGGTAGTGGTCTGTTATCACGGCAATTCCAGCCAGAGCGCGGCCGCTTACCTGGTGAGCCAGGGCTTCTCGGATGTGTACAGCATGGATGGCGGTTTCGAGCTGTGGCGCAGCACCTTTCCGAGCGATACCGTTCAAGGCTGA